From Rhododendron vialii isolate Sample 1 chromosome 7a, ASM3025357v1:
TACCCTCACTTTTTAGGCAATGTATCTCAATGTAAATATTGCCTTCTGTGAGCAAATAAGGAAATATCAAAATGGTAACTGACGCTTTGTGGTGATTAGTACTATTGCATAGAGCAGTTGGGTCTGAGACTATGTTACATTCCAATGTGCCTTTAGGCATGGGCATCTGCTAGTTATTTATTTAACCTGAGACTATGTTACATTCCAATGTGCCTTTAGGCATGGGCATCCGCTAGTTATTTACAGTTTCTGGTTTGAATGATGGATGAGAGCATAGAGTTTCTGTTTTCGAAAGGTACAAGAAAGTACTAGGTTTTATGGTTGTAAGTAATGATTGGGCTAGGAGAGACATACTTTTGCTGCTGTTCTGGTGCTCTGCAACACAGCGGAGAGCAACAATCTGTTCTTTTCGTTCTTCGAGTTGCTGGAGGAGGACAACAAGGGAGGTTCTAGAATCCTTAGGCATCCCACATAAGTTTTGGTTGCATCACATAGTTCCATGAAAACTTCAAAAGCTTCTGAAAGTTCTTTGAAGTGATTTTTTTGGCGGTCATCGTTGTACTTAATTGTAACAGGTCTTCTGTGGACCCTATCTTCAAGTCGTAACGTTTAACCAtggtttcattttttgaatttgctCTTCTTGAATCTTTTTTAGAATGCATGAGGCGATGGTGTGCACAAATCAGGCATGCTTTTACGACCTCCTCTCAAAGTTAAATCTTATTCACAATCACCAATTTGGTGAAAGCCTCATTAACATGGGTGTGAATACTGTTCCGTActggccggtacgtaccgttttaGAGAGAAACCGGTACAAATAAGGACTGATTTCGTTTTGGGTAATTTTCCGGCGAGAACCGTTCTGTACCAGGGAGTACCGGCGATGCTACCATACAGCAGATTAATGaagaaaaatcaaggaaaaataaGAACGAACTTGGTTCTCGAACCATTCTGACAAAGATTTATCTGTTTTATAAGCTCCGGTAGGAGTTTTTTGATGTTTTGTGAGCTCCGGCGAGATTTGGTTGAGGTTCTGTACGCTTCGTCTTTCACATTCACGCCTCTTCAATAATACCCACCCCTTTGCCTTTCTTCCCAAAGTGAGAAAGGGTattctgataaaaaaacaaagagaagggATATTGGGAATAGgacaaagattttattttatttttgataggTTAGGACAAAGATTGTTGGGAAgaggaaaatttattttattactcaACGTGCGGTGCACCTTTTCAACGTGTTTAAAGACTAGACCTGTATAACACACGCATCAGATTGTGGTATATCCAGATTCCAGAGTAGATTTTAATTGTGGtgttatttctttctttcttttattcactTATTAGGTCACTGGTTCTTGAACATTTTACACAAGAAATATTGTTTTAGTTAATGATTGTCTAGTTTATAAGTGTGTATGCAAGGACTTTTATCAGTACTTATTGTTAGCGAGCAATCCAAAACGCTACCCAGTATCACACTGGTACCAGTATGTACCACATGTCCGGTACAGTATTCAGAACCTCGCTAATTAATTATATGCACAAGTCCCCTCAAAAGCTGCATGATTCTTCACCCGAAGGTGTGTAGATATGTGGGAAGTTGACAAAAAGATGTATTTTCTAGACTCTAGAGCAAGTTCGTGACACCTTTATCTGGCTTCTTGGTGTAATTGATTCCAACTAGTAATTGCTAAAGGGGATTACTGAGAGGAACACTTAAGCGAGATCTAATTCATCCATGTCCTGCTACTTTGTAATCTTTCGGTGTTTTGTATTGTGTACGTTCTACGTGCGTACCTTACCTTTGGTACCTTATTCGCCTTCTCGCATGCAACAAATGTGCCATAAAATGCCAAGGACACTTCTTGCTAATGAACTCTGGCATCTGACATTTTCAAGTTTTAGCTTTGTAAGCTATGTGGTGGAGGAATAGTTTTAGTTTGGGGTAACTAATGGAGTTTGCTGGCAATCGACTGCTATAAATGGGTGAAAATATGAGCTTGTTTTTTGCCTACCCTTGTTGGTTACTGTTTCATGCTCTATTTCACTCTCCGATGGGGGTTCTTTTTCACCCGTCCCTCACAGTACTACTTTGCTATCGGTGGTGTGGGGTGCGTTCAGTGGCTTGCTTTGGAAGCAGAAGGGTAGCATCATATATTTGTTGCATTAGCACTGCTATTGGTCGTATGGAATATGGATGGGCATTACCTTTATTTTGCTAGGGTAGAGTTTACATGCTCATCCCTAGCAATATAGCTCCAACTTTCATATTACTTGTTTTTTTCATATTATTTACCTCCATCTCTGCCTTTCATATTAATTAGTGACAGTGCAAATTATCCTTTCTTTGATAGattaatgtttttttattttttttatcagcaatagATTATTAATGTTCTTATATGGTACTATGAGTTGAGATGAATTGACAAATAGCAAATTTTGCAGCCTTCTTACATGTTTACTGATAAGGAACACCGAGGTGCATTTTCTTTTACGGAAGAACTCGGAAATTTATCCATTGGAGTTGAATCTGCAAGTAATGTAGTGTCTGCCCAAATCGTTGAGGCGAGTGACAATGATCTACTTCTAAGTACATCAGAGAAGGAAGAAAGTAGAGGTCCCAGTAGCAATGGATCTGCATATAGTGCCCCTTCATATGGTGCCTCGTCAAATCATCCATTACCAGCCCATTCTCCGCAAAGTAGCTTGGCGATAGATGATCTCCTTGGTCTAGGATTGACAATTTCAGCTAATCCTGAGCCTTTGCCACCCTCTTTAACGCTAAATCCAAGAGCTGTTCTAGATCCAAGCGCTTTTCAGCAAAAATGGCGCCAACTACCAATCTCTGTATCACAGGTTTGCTTTTTTAGTTTGTATCATGTACTTAGTGATTACTCAGTTACATTGCTTATACTTGTTGCATGTTTCTATACAAACTAGAAGGACTAAGTAGCTATCAATATGTACAAAACTTGTATATTCTCTTTAAACTTTTAAgtgtcttttaattttttataattttgtcaGAATCTGTATTCCTAGTACtagtagtctctctctctctctctctctctctctcttgggaaGTTTAATTTAATTGATCTTGGCAAATGGCATCCCTAATGTGGTAGAAGAGATTTCTTTCATAGGGAAGTTATTAACATGCTTCGTTCCATCCATGTTTATGTTGTCCCTCTTAAGAAGTTCCATTGTTCGATGAGTTACTAGTGAAGTCTACTTTGTGTAGAAAGAACAATAAGAAGCTTCATTGCAAGTTCTTTCTAACTTTCTGTGCTAACCCTTCATAATGTTGCTGACATCTATGCTTAGATTTTCCTTTATATTCTCTGTTTTCTCTCTGAAATGCTATTTCAATTCTGCAATTACTATTTTCAGGAATACACCATGAATCCACAAGGAGTGGCAGCATTGACAACCCCTCAATCCCTTCTCCGGCACATGCAAGGACACTCAATCCACTGCATTGCCTCAGGAGGTCAAGCCCCAAATTTCAAGTTCTTCTTCTTTGCACAAAAGGCGGAGGAGTTGTCTACCTTCCTTGTAGAGTGTGTAATAAACTCGTCATCATGTAAAGCTCAACTAAAGATCAAAGCTGACGATGAGACTACATCCCAAGCCTTCTCCGATTTGTTCCAATCAGCTTTGTCTACATTAGGCACACCCTAGTCATTTGAGCTTGTTATAGGCTCGGAGGTTTTGATTTAATACCCTTGTGTACGGAAGAAataatacgagagagagagagagagagagagagagagagagagagagagagagagagattttagtGTACATTATCAGTGAAGGTAACTGTTATGGTTCGTGCTCGCAAGATTGCTTGATAGCTGACCACTTGTATTTGCCTCTTCTATTACATTTTTTGTTCTGATTGTGGATAACCTTTATTCACTCAGGTTTGGAACTTGTAACATTTGTGCAAGTTATCTGTGAAAGTTATCGATTATAAGAATTCTGAAGGCTTTGCTTGCCCCAAGTGATCTTTGTCTCACTTTTGTCTCCCTTGGTAacatttcatttttagttttagttttgtttttaatcattactctatttctttctccaatcattactctattttttcaattattactttctcatctttctctatctctttccaatcattatccatatctttaatcattactctatttctctctccacccactaccaaaactaaactaaattaaactcccaaccaaacaaaaccaaagttTCTCCTTTTGTTGAGCAATTATTCTTTTGATGATAATGAATAAAGCTTGGATTTATCACTGAACTCCTGAGAATGAGTTTGAAAAACCTCAGCTGGCTTCATTTCATCGTTTGCTGAATGCCTGTTTACGTTTTTGGTTATCGTATTGGTAGTGTTAGGCGGGTTGCTGCAATATTTCTGCCAATAACCGAAATTCTTAAAAGCATGGCATCATAATCTTTAAGGTAAAATGAGCATTACAGGCAAAAGAAGAGACACTTTGGACATACTTTGCAGCGTTTGTACCTGTTTGTAACAAACCAGAATTTAGCCGGATGCGTTACTTGCATAAATTGAACATGGGACTTTCAAGTTTAAATTTGGTGCTGCAAACTCCACCACACATACGTGTGGTAAAGAAGAGTTTGGGCACTGGCACGTGATGCCCTAGAGGCATGGAATAATTACTGTTCGGGGATAAAAACCATGTAGTGCTTTGGACAACTTCTTAGATCAACCTCACGCGCCTATCCTATCTGCAAAACAAATACAGTGAacacacctttgcctctcgtcaACAAAAACCtttcgatgcctaagttagtatatTGTACACAAGAAATCTTAATATCATGTATGTAAAGTAATGAATGACAGTGTACCGTTCTTCATAGGTCTCATATAGACTTGTTCCTCAAGTCTCCTATTCTGCCTAGGTTCCCTATCTCATTAGTATATTCATTCTAGGACATTCTAGAATACTTTGGAACCTTTCCTGCCCCATCACATAGGGCTAACGCTAGGGTTTCCCCTTTGTTTGGGCAAAACTGTATCCGATCACAACTGCTCGGCATTATACTGTGCACCTTTTTCATAGTGTTGCTAACCAATACCCTGTTCGTCGGCACGTCCTACCATCACGTGGTGGTGTTCGGCTGTATGTCCTACCATCACGTGGTGTTCTACTGCTGCTCACATGTTAACCACGTGATCGgctctattttgttttgttcggAAGAACCCTTGTACTTACTCTTAAATTTGTCTACACGCTCATTTTTGCctttgtaaacaaaaaatactGGAAAGTAAAACCtatattttaaatttgcccCGCTACTTCATATGTGAAAATAGTGCAAATTTATTTACCCCCCATGGGTTTTACCGAGGAGGAGGCGACTTCTCTGTAGTATGTTGGTCCAAATTTGAGCCCACTTTAGGTCCAAGTAGGTGACCCCCAACatattcattttgtagagtctGTCAACTAGATTCATGCATAATTTACAACATTAATAGCCACACAATTGACTCAAGTTTGCTTCATAAAAAAGGACAGATGTTCTCAAACTCTCAAAATATGCAGTCACCGATGTTCAATCACATTGATTCATCTGCATGGATGATCTGCTGGGTAAATCTTACAAAAAACCAATCACATTGATTCATCTGCGATTCTGCATGGATGATCTGCTAGGTAAATCTTACCAAAAAATCAACGCTTAGGAATTCACTGAGGTGGGCCCGGAGTTTAGCCCATATTTTGGCCAACAGGACCGTCTAGAAGCACCAACAATGGAGAACTGGAAAACCTTGCTAAGTGTAGCTGTCGATAAGTATTTCATGCTTTATATTCTCACATCAATTAGCTATTTACCCAATAACTGAAGGGCAACAAACATAACAAGGAAAGCAAAGAGAAAATGAAGCAAAAATTCAGGGAAAACAAGTTCGAAATATCCGAAAATCATCAGATTGACATCCAAATGATTTGAGAAAACAAGAGCAACAATGCCAGCCTCCTTGAATAAGAAGTTTAAAACCAGATTGATCATGAAAAGCATTGATCGATCCTATTCATTGCTTCCAATCCCAAATTCAAGAACCTAAATtggcatttttcaaaattctccaCAACTTTTCTAGTTTCCTCTGATTTTTTATTTCCCAATTTCATACCAAAGCCTCAAAATAAAGGTGGAAGAAACACAGATGCGGGAGAGAGAACTATCCACCTTGGCCTTCTTCCTCCTTCATAGCTAGGAAAGATTTGAACCATTGTTTCCAAGGAGCATCCTGTTGTTGCTCAACCCATGACAGAAAACAGCTATCTAACAAGCAGAAAAGGTTTACGTACAAAAGTTGGTACCTCACTGGAACAAATCTGAAATTTGCAACCTGAAGAAGTGGCCATATTCCTCCCTCCAAAACGAACGCCGGTATGAAATCCCTCTTGACATCTTCTTTAACTTGGGTAGCACTCTTTCCGGAGGAAAACCCCATGTAACTGAAAAACACGAGCAAGTCCAAGGGACCGAAAATGATTCCATCAAGTGCTACTTTACTAGCGACAAATCTCATGGATTTGGGTTGTAAGTGAAGGCGTGACTTCATAACCTGATCCAAGCCTTCATACCTACAGGAGGAAAAATCAAGATACTCCCAACAAAAATATCAACCATTGAAGTCATTAGTAAGGGAAAGAAAAGGATTGACAGCCACTAAAATTTAACCTACAAAGACATCTCGGAAAAGGACTGAACTAGGTCGGAAGTTCCAAGTCTCTACATGGTTTATTCCTCCCAGAAATGGTAGCTTGACCAGTTGTCCTCCTTTTACTTAGCAAAGCACAAAATATTTCAATGGGTAATTGGATGAAATCTGCCATCTTCAGAAGATCTGAGATTTTTAAAGGCTTTTCCCCCCTTCCTAGGAACACGCAAGGCACAGGAAAATAATTCACTTGTACAGTCAAAAGCGGATGGCCCACAGTGAAAGGCGAATatgctctttctttgtttggaaGCTTTTTTGTTGCTAAACGAGATCAAAGCGAGACTTTCTGATCTTGGCCCTGTATTCTTTCTTAGTTCACTCTTTCTATCAAACCATTGTAAAAGCAGATCAAAGGCAATATGCCATGTTCTTGTTATGGGGCTTAgaaggagagaggaaggaagCCTACTTATATAACTCTTCCCAGCACTCCAGGGAGGCCCAAACTAACCTACAAGGAAAAGCTTCCCAAACTTAAAGTCCATGCTCCGTAGGTAAATCACCCAGCAAATAGGAGAAATActatatgaaaaaaaagaagaagaaggagaaataCTAACCAGAAGTGGCCAACTGGTccaacaaatccaaatccaaacaagCTTGTGGTTGCCACACGTctccaattgatttttaattcttcatcttcatcctgTTATATCGAAGGAAATTAATCATTATAGAGAATATCGACGAAATAACCTCATTGGCAGTACCATGTGATGAACTAGGACATCATTTCCCATCAActgacaagaaaaataaaatgtcatCGATTTGGAAATTTCTGTGCTTACAAATTAGTAACATACTTAAAACAACTATATATTGACCAAATATATAATCTTGGCTCcacaacaatgttttcaatcaCTGGATTGGTACCTGTCACAGTTCACAGAACACATAACTTAGGGATGTGTCCTTCGAAAATTAACAAAGAAATACTAGAGAAGAATAACATATGAAGAAAGCCTGTCCTTGAAGTCCTGGACACATGAGAGAACCTCATGAAGAAAAGTTCAACTTTGATGAGAAATTGCCTAATCAACTACCAAGGAGCTAGTTTGGGTAAACATCATTTATGTTTTGGACCTCCTTTTCTCAGGAAATATCAGCATTTGTATTAACTTGAGGTACTGGCTGATTTGATTCCACCTCCATATTTTATTCCGGCAATTACAAACCCCATCACCACTCAAACACTATTATGCAATGCTAACTCTGCTGAGCTGCACCAGAAAGAATCATTGCCAAAAAGCATGAATGCGGTTTCTTACACTGCCACGGCTTTTCTGGATTCTCATTGTAGAGACacttttttctttcctcttcttctctttgAGTCATCTTGTCAACAAAATAGCCCTCTATGCGTGGAGTCAGAAGTGTAAAAAGCCTCAGGAGCTCAATCTTGTACAGAGCCGAGCTTAACAAAAATAGTTGAGACTCATCTCGAATTGAAGGGGCATTGAAGTACAACTAAGCCACCTTGAGCATCTTCACAATGAAATGCTTCAGCACTTGATCACACAGGAAAAAGAACCGAACAAGAGTAAGAAGAAAACACTTCTTTATGATCTTACTGCCTGCATCCATGTTTTTAGGTCATAGAAACTTATGTAATATCTATCTTCGAGAAGCCAACATTGTTAAAATCCCCAGTTAGCATAGCACGTAAGCGTGTAAATCAGTAATCACCGTATTGCAGACAGGAAAGACGTAACAAGTTGGATGTCATTGCCTTGTCTCCTAAACAATTATGGTGAAAAGGACATACAAAAATTAACCTGCTAGACATCCCTAAATATGAGTACCATGCGATGTCTTCATCCCACCAAAAAGTTGTTCATACAAATGGTTTATAGTATTatggggtaaaaaaaaaaaagcaaaagaagaaaaagccaTTCAATATGTTACAGAACCATTTAATGGACCAGTCTCCCACAAAACTTATCAGTGTTTACTCGTCTGTTCAGCATTCTGCAATAAGCGATCTGAAGGTCTAAGAACTATAAGCACAGTTGCAGTTCATATAACCGAGAGCAGTTATGTCCTCGTTTGTCACATACTTGAGGATAATGCATTAATGGTCGACTTTGCGTGAGAAAGAGCAAAAACATTACGTTGTGACCAGTGATTTAAAAATAGTGCCTAGGCGAGGCGAGGCGAGAGGCACACTCCAGCGCCTCACAGGTGCAAGGTGAGGTGACCATGGAAGAGGCGACTGCCTAGTCGCTACAGTTGCGCCTAGTCGCGAGGCGTGAGGCGACTGAAAACGCATGCCTAGGCGTCGTCCAGGTCAAAAACAGAATATAAGGGCAAAAATAAGACTTACACTTATACAATACACACGAAGCCTCCTAGGCGTCGTCGATCGAAGctgcctctctctcctctgcgaACGAAGCTCCCTGTCTCTCCTCTGCGATCGAagccctcactctctctctcctctgtgaTCGATCGTGAAGGTAagctctctgctctctctctctctctaagatcGATtgatcccctctctctctctctcttctgatcGACTgacctacacacacacacccatttTTTTAATCGATTGATCAGTAAACTCTCTCTGTgctgattgatttttttttatccgtctCTGCTGATCAATTGATCAgtgttttgtttctcaaatgaGACCCAcagttttttctctctctctcactgtgaTCAGTGTTCTGTTTCTCAAATGAGaccacagttttttttttatccgtctATGCTGATGGATTGGAATGTTGTTGCGGCGGCTAGTGGAGTTGAAGAACCTAGCAAAGTTACTAGGTCAACTCATAAACAAACAACTTCACAGAAGGGTTCAAAAGCATCAAGTTTTCATGTAGATGattggaaagaagaagaatttgacGACTTTGTTTCAAATGAAGGAGACGAGGAAGATGTGGATGGATATAAGTTAAATGATGATGAAGATATTGGTGATTGAGTGATGAAAGGATGATGTCTTCAAGTCTTGTTTGGAATATCTGGATTGTTACATTTTATGAGAGTATTTTACGTATTTTACTAGTATTTCGTATGTTGGATTGTTGGTTATTATGCAATATGGTGATgtttattcttgttttgatggTAGGAGCGAATATTGGTCATTTATGTagtttatatttcttttttgttaaatgCTCGCCTCGCTTCAATGAGGTGCTCACCTCACTTCAATGAGGGTTTTCTTGCCTCGCGTATTTAAATCACTGGTTGTGACCTATTTTAACAACATACTATTCTAGAACTTCCTCAACCAAGGAAAGACACCTATTTGACCAACCTTGtctaaaatttaaaagaaaacgACTCAAAAAATGGCACAAAGATAGAAGAATTAATTTTTAGTGAgtcttgcttcttcttttttggtttttacatCTAGCCACTCTCTTTTCATCACTCGTTCAGGTCAATGGCCTATGTCAGCCTGTAGTCTCCCCTAGTTGAAGGCTATTAGAGTGGGACAAAAGAAACACAAGATGTAGTTGATGAAATGAATGGCAGGTGCGAACATAGCATTGAAAGGAAGTATGAAGCAAAGATGAATACTTGATCACCAGGTTGTCCATGTATGAAAATATACGTCTCCCGTATTCAGCTTTGAAGAATCATATCACACTAATCCAAAAACGTAGACCCCCATTAATGATGATGGCAACGATTAACCTTGAGGGGTCCACTGATTTAAGAGGTTAAAAGCCAAGGATATTGGACCTATACTTCTCATGTCAAAGATTTCCAATCCAGTAAGTTGCTCAATGCATTTATTTTCCTACTGTATCTGCTTATTTCATTTTGTACTTTCGGGATGAATGGAATTAATTTTgcctatccaaaaaaaagaagaaagatttccAATCCAGTAAGCTTAACAAATGAATCATCCTTAGTCACACAATGAATCAGGCCTATTAATTAACCTTGTGGTCAAAATTCTGAACTTTAAAACTGGAGGCAGCTACTTTGTGTTTATAATGCCTCAGGTTGGGTCTGTACCCAATCAAACCTAAGTGTTAAAGAGGGATTCATAGCatatataaaattaaatgtAGCTAGGGTTCACACAAATAAAATCATCTCACAACTAAATATATCATGTAACAAATGAATGCAAAAGACATAgacggcaaaaaaaaaaaagaatactttGAGAAACCCATTTGACCAAACAGCTAGAAGAAGGGAACAGAACCCTTACACTAGCACAAATAAAGGAAGGGCAAagggagagaaaatgaaagaaatagcCGAAAAGtaggatatactcgtatgccCAAACAGCGAATAAAAGCTACAAAAGTCTGAATTAAAACGCAGAATATACTTGGTGTGGGATCTTCTTTAATGGGTACTCACAGAAATTTGGCGACGTTTTTGGGCAGTGTAATGGGTGACGGTCTGGGCAGCAATATCACCACATCCCCAAATCAAACCTGAGCTGATGATCTGGGTCTTCACTGGATGCACTGCCAGACAATTCTGGTACCATTTCCACACTTTCAACATCGTTTCACAAACTTAATGcagcgagcgagagagagagaacctcgACGGACTggtttacaattttttttcccctttccgaAAAGAGAACTAGTACTATTGGTAAAAGAGAGAAACTAAAAGCTAGACTGGTTGTATATAGAGATTAGAGACAAATTGTTATAGCTAATCAaaattctctctccccctccctccctctctctctgctaCTTTATCCTTTTCATTAAAATTAATAGGTTTGCCAAGCTGTGGTTTTCCCACCGGTATCTACGTTTTGAACACGAATACCCTCTAATCTTTAAAAACACACAAAAGCACCTATTTATTTATAACCATTAACCAATCAGCATCGTTCTGTTAAAAGACCGTTAAGATGAAGGGAACGTGTGGATAATTTTTAATAGATGAAGGGGTCAGTGTAAGCAATTTTTAAGGGATAGAATCATTATTTCCCATCATTCTATTAACGGGGGCAATTATTTGCaaccctctattttctccctaAGCCggttaaaattttcaaactaattACAGCATGACCTCTCAATGCAAAATGACTTACTTGCCGTTACGTGATGAGcaaccaagattgtataatcttggtgctcTAGTTCCTTAATTTGTAGCATTTTGATTCCCTTAGATATCATTTGTATctcattttgcacgtaagggtttgttttggttgtctcAGGTAATACGCGGTGCTAAGGCGGTTCTTAACGCCAAGGATCGTAGTCAGAAGTATCCAAGGGTTCGAGGCAGTGAGGCAATGTTCCACCAAGCCCCGTCGGGTGATTAATCTAGGCCAAAGAGGGTGTCGGGCCGCTGTCAGGCTGTCCGGGCCAAAGCAGAGAAAAATCTGAAGTTCTGCCtcctatgaaccggtactgggatttggccagtaccggttcatgctaTCCAGAGTCTACGTTTTTCCAGCTTTTGAAgacctatgaaccggtactgggaattggCCAGTATCGGTTCATACTACAGATTACAGCCACGTTTTTGCTGctttttctactttctacttttggaatATCTTCCACTTTTGGttacttttgggatattttgtgagagagagaccaccttgtataaatagggtctctctctctctctcgttgatCATCTTGTCACTttccactttaagtcttttagttttctagaactccattaatgaacttcaagcttttctagctaATGTCTTAAAGAACTCCTCAAGGTATTTGTCGTTTaatgttttcttgtttattaatgttgtagccgcGGACTAGATTctttataaaatcaactttattttcatttctatcggtTTAAATTCATGTCTTATTTCTatgcttttgtttttgctttaagtatgtgtgagtagtcgtttggcCAAGTCTTGGGATAATCTTTCCCGAAGACTTAGGTGGTTACTTGGTTTTCAAACATTAgggcttaaaagcatgatttacgGAATAtaacttaacttgcatttttggtccaaGCAAAGGGGTGTTAACTAC
This genomic window contains:
- the LOC131333502 gene encoding uncharacterized protein LOC131333502 isoform X2 → MRIQKSRGSDEDEELKINWRRVATTSLFGFGFVGPVGHFWYEGLDQVMKSRLHLQPKSMRFVASKVALDGIIFGPLDLLVFFSYMGFSSGKSATQVKEDVKRDFIPAFVLEGGIWPLLQVANFRFVPVRYQLLYVNLFCLLDSCFLSWVEQQQDAPWKQWFKSFLAMKEEEGQGG
- the LOC131333502 gene encoding uncharacterized protein LOC131333502 isoform X1, whose product is MLKVWKWYQNCLAVHPVKTQIISSGLIWGCGDIAAQTVTHYTAQKRRQISDEDEELKINWRRVATTSLFGFGFVGPVGHFWYEGLDQVMKSRLHLQPKSMRFVASKVALDGIIFGPLDLLVFFSYMGFSSGKSATQVKEDVKRDFIPAFVLEGGIWPLLQVANFRFVPVRYQLLYVNLFCLLDSCFLSWVEQQQDAPWKQWFKSFLAMKEEEGQGG